Below is a genomic region from Cotesia glomerata isolate CgM1 linkage group LG5, MPM_Cglom_v2.3, whole genome shotgun sequence.
gcatttcctaaTATATTTTGGCGTGTCacgatttatttgatattcacagaattttttaacaggagcttcGTGTggccaaatttttaaatttttaaattccagaAAAAATGCTTAAACAAAACTCCAGTTAAAAAAGTATGTGattatcaaataaatcctGACACATCAAAATATCTCAAGAAATGCCCAAACCTAACTCCTGCTAAAaacggaactcaaaattccaattctAAAAGGTTGCTTTtagagattaaattttgacgcaccctgacatatacataatatatataaatatatgaaaaattgatgtgggtactcaaattaaaggtcttgatcagtgtaacatcgggatgagcttatatctttaaaaatgtcaatatttcccaagataaaaggtaatttcttaattattgatatttttaaatatataagctcatcccgatgttatactcataaaaagctttcatttgagtacccacatacatttttgatatatttttcatatatacacatatataatgtatatgaaatatatgaaaaattgatgtgggtactcaaatgaaaggtctcgatgagtgtaacatcgggatgagcttatttctttaaaaatatcaatagttcacaagatacaaggtcatttcgtaattatgttaaattacactatactttcttaactattgacatttttaaagatataagctcatcccgatgttacacttatcaagagctttcatttgagtacccacatgcattttgatatatttttcatatatacatatatatataaaatatataaatatatgaaaaattgatgtgggtactcaaatgaaaggtctcaatgagtgtaatgtcaggatgagctcagatcttcaaaaatgtcaatagttcacaagatacaaggtagtttcttaattatagaTCCACTAAATTTGACTCAAAAAAGCCGATTTTATCATGTGATTATcttggagacaaaattttgtttattctcttaataattaatataaattacctacttgtttattattaaactcCCAGGATTGATAAATGTGTTTGACAAattcagttattttatttttcatttccatGTTTAGTTGCTGCTCGGCCAAACTACTCAACGATTGtaaattagtatttaaataattattattctctttgaaaaattgaagattcTTATCAAATTTGGAGTCAATCAAATTGCAATGACGAATTTCTGCCCTTAAAATCTCCAACTGTagtatgtataaaaaaaaatatttttttttaatattttacaataaattagagcaataaaaaaattttcttacatttTTTACGAGCGTTTCTATCAAAGTTTGTTGATCCGAAATAACAATTACGTCTTCAGGGACATATTCTATTTGTTCTAGCTCTTCCATCCtaggaaataaattattaataaaaatgacagaCTGAAggaaataaaaacataaaaacaaaagcaaaacaaatgacaatcgttaacattttaaaaacaaaaaatgtcatttatttaatttattttaatgattttagcaattaaaataaaaatcacaaatattgacaatttttttaacaaataaatattaataattcttattttaagtaaacataataacaataatgtatacttaaaaattataattattggaGCTAGACGATTAATAAATCGTAATATAATTGTtcttacaattaatttttaacaattattatttttttttatttttactaatattaatttattctgaATATCAAAACAagggaatattttttttccataagtaaatatgaataaaaaaaaatgtacatatagaaattaataagtatatataataaaaaattaggaaaaattttacaaacagttataatctaataaaaaataattagctgCAATGGATAACATCAAGCTcgagttttaattttatagagcTCAATAACATTTCTTCATAATTCAAATAcctttatgttatttttaataaataattaattattaattaatttttaaataaattaattattaattaattttttaataaattaattatttaatttttaaacaaattaattattaattaatttttaaataaattaattattaattaattttttaataaattaattatttaatttttaaacaaattttttattttaaataatttttaattattcatgcatataataaattatgcacaattatttatatactaaaatgtgcacatattttattaaaaaaaaaaaaataaataatttgtaaaaatccaatttAAAACATCCAAGtgtaaattacaaattatttttatttttaactatcataataatatatcAGCTTCACGAATAAGTATGATTAATTCTAAATAACAAAATcgcatacatttttttttttttttttttttttttacttatatacATTACGGAAAAAATTCAGTTCTTGTAAGgagttaatattatattttatacaaggaaatttaaattgcctttaaaaaatgtaaataaaattaaaagacaaAAAGGGTTCGAAGATTCGAAATAATAAAGGACGGATTAATATTCACTAAATTaccccgaaaaaaaaaataaaaactttagtttttaattttattttatataatattattccTTACATATAtactgaaattatttaataataataactagttTGATAAAATAGTGTGAtgagattaataataataataataattacatcaattgaatacaatagtaaaattatatttaatacaaataataattatttaaatgacgTTCTGGaacttatttttcttaattttaataaattgtattttcataatttcaattcatacttttaactaattaaaatatgtCTAATGCTTGTAAAATGCAATATGTCCTTTCACAATTAATTTCCAGCAATATCGCTTAAACCTCACTGGCtatttaatagttattaataataataataatgatgataataataatgttaaattaatatttcattaaattaaatcctATTGCATTCTACCTACGATGATAGTGATCACGATGATTATTATGATATCTATGTCGGTAATTTCCGTGACCCTGTCGATTATAActcgaattattattattattattattatagtatcGTCGATAATTTCCGCCGCCGTTAGATCGGTTCCAGGATTTTCCATTGTGATACTCTTGGAAAGGATTGTATCCCGGATTCGAGCGGCTCTCGTATTCTCGAtgactttttacttttttcgtTCTTCCTCTGTCCATTTCTTCATCGTCAGCGTTGAAATGACGCTTACGTTCTTCACGTCGTTCGTTGTCTATTTCACGATCCATCTGTGTTCTGGAGCCGTTCCAGGTTGTAactgtttaataaaattacaaaatttattaagactCAATCCATAAGTATTCataagaattatttaatttttttttaatataaatttacctGAACTGGATCCGTAACCACGATGTGACATCTTATAAAGATGCGATACTGTGTCGGAACGATTAGTTCCGTTGAAATTTCGTGGTGCTGCTGCACTGGGTGTTGAATTGTTGTTGGATGtgtgatttgattttttattctcttccctgtaaataataataataataatgcattagaaaatactctatctctagatacataattaagaaatgaccttgtattttgtgaactaataacatttttacagatataagctcatcccgatgttacactcatcgagacctttcatttgagtacccacatcaatttttcatatattttatatatatgtatatatgaaaaatatatcaaaaatgcatgtgggtactcaaatgaaagctcttgatgagtgtaacaacataatgagcttacatctttaaaaatatcaataattaaaaaataaccttctatcttgtcaactattgacatttttaaagatataagctcatcctgacattataatcatcgagacttttcatttgagtacccacatcaatttttcatatattttatatatttatatatatgtatatataaaaaatatatcaaaaatgcatgtgggtactcaaatgaaagctctcgatgagtgtaacatcgagatgagcttatatctttaaaaacatcaataatgaaaaaagtgcagtgcaatttaacataattaagaaattaccttgtattcTTGCGAACTActgtcatttttaaagatataagttcaccccgacattacacttatcgagacctttcatttgagtacccacatcaatttttcatatatttatatatattatataaatgtatatatgaaaaatatatcaaaaatgcatgtgggtactcaaatgaaagctcttgacgagtgtaacatcgggatgagcttatatatctttaaaaacttcaatatttaaaaaagtacagtgcaatttaactaaagtcattacttaataaagcaaaatttcatatatttatagttcacacgtcacatagtgactgcaggtAGCtagtaatcataataataaactgaaaaataaataaaaacttacttGTTATTATCAGTGACAGACCAACCATTGGGTGTAGCTCCCGAAGTCGGAGAAGGGGCATCTTTGGAAACTTCCCAACCGCTAATACTACTCGCAGCTTTAGTAGGAATTTTATCTTCTAAATTACTATTGACTTTAATTCGAATTGGTTGATGGCATTTATCTTTCCCATTAGTTTCCGATAATTTACCATTATTATTCTCAATTTTACCATTTTGATATCTCTGACCAGCagaattattactattattattattattattattagcattATTATTGGTATTATTGTTgccattactattattatttaaactattgttATTGCTTGCGGATCCATTAGATGTAAGACTAGGAATTGGTAAAGATTTTTGCGGAATCGTATTAACAGTTTTAAGTGTCTTGAAATCTGTTTTTATAGCTGTGGGTATTTTATTATCCGACTTTGTTACACCATTAGAGACACTGGTTGAAGATTTAGTGGAAGTATTTggattacaattattatttttggaattatCTTCTTCATCACTAGAGCCATCATACGGTACCAAACTATTGCCATTATTATTACCATTAGCAACTTTTCCATTTTTAATTTGCATTACAAGTCTCGGCTGATTTTTTTCAGCTGAAATTTTTGGCAGTAATGGtccaataaaattagaatttttctgAGAGGTGGATTTTTGTTCAAGTAATTTTGATGGCGGTAATTGCGGTCCAATAATTGCGGATGAAAAAGACGAAGATGGAGAAGGTGAAGCGTCAGAGtctctaattattttattacaagaaCCATTTGATTTAATAACTCCATTAGCAGAAGCAGCAAGCCCGGAAGTTGATGGCTTAGGACTTGAAGATTTTAAAGAGCAACTGTTTGAAAATGTCGCTAAATTAGACAGTCCATTGGACTTAACATTCTGTGGCAGTTGATTATTAATAGCCGGACTTTCCAtttcaaaaatcataatataaGCATTGGtattaaaaacatttgaaatatttatcgaACGAACGCACGAATCGTCAAAGGAATAATATTGACCAGACGATACTTGTGCAACAGCAGTGTAATGTCCACATCCAACAGATGGTCCCATGTGGGTTATAATCGacattaatttgtaattaagcTTCCGTGGAGGCTCTCCAGGTTCGCGCCACAAATAAGGTCCCATATTTACAGTCTGTTTGAAACCTATGTGACGTGATATTTTATTACCGAGAACGCTAAAACGCTTCAATTGAACACAGAGTACTTTTGGTGGTTGCTCCAAGCTAAATTGTTTTGTAGCTGGTACTCGTTTTTTACATGCTTCGCATTTGTAGTCATTGTTGTCCAGCTCCTCGCGGCTAAAGTAACTAGACAGTGCCTCGTCTAGCGTGTTAGCTTTGCGGATGTCTACCAATAAGTCTTGAAAATGTTGGAAAGTTGTTGAAACATGCTGGCATTTAAGACACTTTACTTCAGTACGAATGTAACCAccgaaaatttgatttatcgGGGTCGTTTCTTTTGAATAACTATCTAATTTTGTCGCTTTGTGACGCTGCAAATATGCACGCTCCATTCCTTCGAGTAAGTAACGTAAAAATTCATGAGCATCTTCTTGTTGTCCTGGGACCATAGTCCGacaaattactaaaaaaataatagatacttgtactgaagaaaaaaaaaaaaaatcttgtgtggattgtaaatttttttggctcaaaaaaatattaaggaagattgaaaatttattgagtgaaaaagtttcttgagccaggaaatttttttgagccacgaaaatttttttgtgctccaaaataacttttgtcttGCTTAAAGTTTTCTTGGCACAAGTTTGTTTTTCTGTGTGGTATTATAATGGTAAATTTACGTATAAAAAacttacattttaatttattataaatataaaatggtTTAATAGCATTGCCGGATTTTTCATGACTAAATTGAAGAGTTTTTGCCATTGCACATGTAAGACACTCTCCCCCGCCtgctagaaaaaaattttattaataaaattcttgataaTTATCTATAAGTGGGATCAAACTAATTTTGGGCCatatctaggtgaaaaattacattttttaatttttttttattctgcttgtttttacagcatttatgataaaaaatttcgtgaaagaaaaaaataaagatttcgatagcttttttgccttcaaaagttggaaaaaattttggctttcatgtttttggataaaatttctattttatctttttttgatatattttgtttttttgaaaaatacatgaaaaatcgaacaatttaaaaaaatagttgaatatcacaatttctaaaaaatttataaattttattgaaaatttgttaaaattgtaataatcaactttttctTTAACCCTTACCGGCCACACCTCACCCTGCCCCATAAGGACTACATGTAATTAGTCACCCCGTGTGGCCGGTAAGGGTTAAATTGtccattttttatgtatttaaaaaaaatatatcaataaaatcaaatagaaatttcgttcaaaaaaatgattgaccccacttgtaaatatttacctaaaattattagtaatagtaataataataataataacaacaaaatatACCATTTTGTTCACACTTAGAATTGTGATGAGTGTCAGTAAGTAGCCAATTAACAAGAGCAGGTACGTGAAAAAGTGCTTGAAGTGTGCTGTTCAAATAACACGTGTTTCCAACATTTATCAACCCGGAACCAACAGGAAATGATTTATCCCAACCTAGGGTAACTTTTTCCGGTTGATAGAGCGTAGTTTTTGGCTCTGGCAAGGAAGGCCttgtcattttattaatttgttcgTTTTTCTTACGAGCTGTATTAGATCCTGTATTATTATCCGACTGATGATTATTAATGTTTGAATTTGGGAGATTTAATACAATGTACTTGGCTTTAAGTTGGTCTAAAACTATTGATTTGTAACCATCTGTTTCTTCATATTGAACTTCACTTTGTAAAATTCTTGACGCACCGCTAGTTAATGAGATAGTAATATCCTCAGTGGAGGACTTTGATTGACCGACCTCCAATGAGTGTCGGAGTGCAGCCGCTACCGGATCACATACGCTCACAGCAGGCATACCTTATTGTGTATACCCTTTTCCCTATTATATTCCAAATATCTCCAATATCTcgatctgaaaaataaatttattataattattaatatcagttattttattaaataaaaataatttttatcacacgATATTGAGATAAATGCATgataaatttagcagatatttaataattttaaaataaataaattatgacaaaaaaaaaatagaaaaaaaaaatagaaaaaaaattgagatgtagaaatttcaaaaaattaaaaatgcaatttttttaaattattttgtggaacaaatttttttgttaaaaaaaattttttaaattctctagtaactgctaactttaatgttattatttaatgaaaattaatttagcatatttttaataatttttagaatctttcaacaaataaattttggcaaaaaaaaaaataaaaaaaattgatgtagaaattttaaaaaattaaaaatgcaattttttaaaaataattttttggaacaaatttttttgtttaaaaaattttttagtgactgctaattttaatgaaaattaatttagcatatttttaaaaattttttaacaaataaattatgacaaaaaaaattaacatgtagaaatttcaaaaaattaaaaatgcaattttttaaaactaattttctagaggaaatttttttgttaaaaaaaaattaaaaaattctttagtgACTGTTAcctttaatgtcattatttaatgaaaattaattaaacatatttttaataattttcatcattttttaacaaataaattatggcaaaaaaaaaatatataaaaaattgatgtagaaattttaaaaaataaaaaatgcaattttttaaaaataattttttggaacaaatttttttgttaaaaaaaaataaaaaaattctctagtctgctaactttaatgttatGATAAATGCTCCATTTGTTTACCTCAAATTTAATTGTCGTAATTATTAACTTAGCCATAATTGCCGAATTTACATTTAATactagtaaatttaaatattattatcttcATTAAACTATACActttatatcaattattataaaatatatgtacatGTATATATAGTTATAGACATACACATACACGTATCcacatatatacttatatgtgCATATGtaagtatatatatttgtaaaaaaaattcaaatataaaatgtcaataattgttataaaaaaatgtaaaaataaaaaccggaTTAAACAACACTAAATAACAACCGCAGTAGCACAATACAGAATCGGGCGCGTGTCGGCCTTAGCACACGGGGCAGAGCATATAATTGTGAAGTATAACTTGAGCGGGAATTTCACCCGTCAGTCGGCAAGACTCACCctttataactatttttttaataataatattgtaaacAAATTACACACtttatctaatatttttacacGCTATTAAATACATTACTATAGTGCTAAATCAAAATTCTTCTTGTGATAAAACGAAGCACTCTGCTATACCATGATGGCGACTGATGGCGGCCATCTTCCTTATCCGGCTTTGTGGATTGTGCTGCTGCACCGAAAACTACACAGAGTGACATCTTGTGGAGTGATTAGGGAAACTTGCATAGATGGCGTAGTTGTTTTATTCTTTGATCTTGTTTTAAAAACGATCTTTATaacgaattttataaataaaagtaatgatGTTACAATACGTTATCGGTAGTAACcgaatatttacaataatttggTTTACGTTAATAcacaataaacaataatgagaATAAATTGTTGGATTTTCtgagcaaaaataaattccagtTACAaacttttagttttatattttagatatttagttcttagaaatatttattttagaaaaataatgtatttccttttattagtttttaaatgtgAAAAACACATTTAAGGCACATTTGTGCAGCTAGAATAAGAAAGCCTGTATAGACTTGATTTTAtgactatatatatataatatagatatatataatatatatatatatatatatatatatatatatatatatatatatatatatatatatatatagttatataatataggtataatatattcaatataactgtccttataattttttgacacatctacaagtggaattttttataattatttatttgttgagaaaaaaaaaccgaaaaatcATCATATGTCAGCtgacttcagtatcataatttCAAGgctcaaattaaaatattttttctttataaaaaatttttttgaattaattatcaagattttgaaataataaccctgatagccacagtttcagaccaaccaagttggtgtcagatagttgccaccaacttagcgacaacttgcggtcaacttccgaatttgtaactgttggcgccaagttggctacaagtttctg
It encodes:
- the LOC123266323 gene encoding ubiquitin carboxyl-terminal hydrolase 36 isoform X2, whose amino-acid sequence is MPAVSVCDPVAAALRHSLEVGQSKSSTEDITISLTSGASRILQSEVQYEETDGYKSIVLDQLKAKYIVLNLPNSNINNHQSDNNTGSNTARKKNEQINKMTRPSLPEPKTTLYQPEKVTLGWDKSFPVGSGLINVGNTCYLNSTLQALFHVPALVNWLLTDTHHNSKCEQNGGGECLTCAMAKTLQFSHEKSGNAIKPFYIYNKLKLICRTMVPGQQEDAHEFLRYLLEGMERAYLQRHKATKLDSYSKETTPINQIFGGYIRTEVKCLKCQHVSTTFQHFQDLLVDIRKANTLDEALSSYFSREELDNNDYKCEACKKRVPATKQFSLEQPPKVLCVQLKRFSVLGNKISRHIGFKQTVNMGPYLWREPGEPPRKLNYKLMSIITHMGPSVGCGHYTAVAQVSSGQYYSFDDSCVRSINISNVFNTNAYIMIFEMESPAINNQLPQNVKSNGLSNLATFSNSCSLKSSSPKPSTSGLAASANGVIKSNGSCNKIIRDSDASPSPSSSFSSAIIGPQLPPSKLLEQKSTSQKNSNFIGPLLPKISAEKNQPRLVMQIKNGKVANGNNNGNSLVPYDGSSDEEDNSKNNNCNPNTSTKSSTSVSNGVTKSDNKIPTAIKTDFKTLKTVNTIPQKSLPIPSLTSNGSASNNNSLNNNSNGNNNTNNNANNNNNNNSNNSAGQRYQNGKIENNNGKLSETNGKDKCHQPIRIKVNSNLEDKIPTKAASSISGWEVSKDAPSPTSGATPNGWSVTDNNKEENKKSNHTSNNNSTPSAAAPRNFNGTNRSDTVSHLYKMSHRGYGSSSVTTWNGSRTQMDREIDNERREERKRHFNADDEEMDRGRTKKVKSHREYESRSNPGYNPFQEYHNGKSWNRSNGGGNYRRYYNNNNNNNSSYNRQGHGNYRHRYHNNHRDHYHRR
- the LOC123266323 gene encoding ubiquitin carboxyl-terminal hydrolase 36 isoform X1, yielding MPAVSVCDPVAAALRHSLEVGQSKSSTEDITISLTSGASRILQSEVQYEETDGYKSIVLDQLKAKYIVLNLPNSNINNHQSDNNTGSNTARKKNEQINKMTRPSLPEPKTTLYQPEKVTLGWDKSFPVGSGLINVGNTCYLNSTLQALFHVPALVNWLLTDTHHNSKCEQNAGGGECLTCAMAKTLQFSHEKSGNAIKPFYIYNKLKLICRTMVPGQQEDAHEFLRYLLEGMERAYLQRHKATKLDSYSKETTPINQIFGGYIRTEVKCLKCQHVSTTFQHFQDLLVDIRKANTLDEALSSYFSREELDNNDYKCEACKKRVPATKQFSLEQPPKVLCVQLKRFSVLGNKISRHIGFKQTVNMGPYLWREPGEPPRKLNYKLMSIITHMGPSVGCGHYTAVAQVSSGQYYSFDDSCVRSINISNVFNTNAYIMIFEMESPAINNQLPQNVKSNGLSNLATFSNSCSLKSSSPKPSTSGLAASANGVIKSNGSCNKIIRDSDASPSPSSSFSSAIIGPQLPPSKLLEQKSTSQKNSNFIGPLLPKISAEKNQPRLVMQIKNGKVANGNNNGNSLVPYDGSSDEEDNSKNNNCNPNTSTKSSTSVSNGVTKSDNKIPTAIKTDFKTLKTVNTIPQKSLPIPSLTSNGSASNNNSLNNNSNGNNNTNNNANNNNNNNSNNSAGQRYQNGKIENNNGKLSETNGKDKCHQPIRIKVNSNLEDKIPTKAASSISGWEVSKDAPSPTSGATPNGWSVTDNNKEENKKSNHTSNNNSTPSAAAPRNFNGTNRSDTVSHLYKMSHRGYGSSSVTTWNGSRTQMDREIDNERREERKRHFNADDEEMDRGRTKKVKSHREYESRSNPGYNPFQEYHNGKSWNRSNGGGNYRRYYNNNNNNNSSYNRQGHGNYRHRYHNNHRDHYHRR